The following proteins are encoded in a genomic region of Melopsittacus undulatus isolate bMelUnd1 chromosome 8, bMelUnd1.mat.Z, whole genome shotgun sequence:
- the TOM1L2 gene encoding TOM1-like protein 2 isoform X3, with translation MEFLLGNPFSTPVGQSLEKATDGSLQSEDWTLNMEICDIINETEEGPKDAIRALKKRLNGNKNYREVMLALTVLETCVKNCGHRFHVLVANRDFIDGVLVKIISPKNNPPTIVQDKVLALIQAWADAFRSSPDLTGVVHIYEELKRKGIEFPMADLDALSPIHTPQRSVPEVDPAANMHNSQPQQRMSTSSYSSSSPTAYSPQAPALNVTGPITANSEQIARLRSELDIVRGNTKVMSEMLTEMVPGQEDSSDLELLQELNRTCRAMQQRIVELISRVSNEEVTEELLHVNDDLNNVFLRYERFERYRSGRSTQNASNGVLNEVTEDNLIDLGPGSPAVVSPMVGNSAPPSSLSSQLAGLDLGTNSVSGTLSSLQHSNPRDDFDMFAQTRGSSLAEQRKKKETSQKKE, from the exons AAAAGGCCACAGATGGGTCTCTGCAGAGCGAAGACTGGACACTGAACATGGAGATCTGTGACATTATCAACGAGACAGAAGAAGG CCCCAAGGATGCCATTCGAGCGCTGAAGAAGAGGCTGAACGGAAACAAGAACTACAGAGAGGTCATGCTGGCACTGACG gTGTTGGAGACCTGTGTGAAGAACTGCGGCCATCGCTTCCATGTCTTGGTGGCAAACCGTGACTTCATCGATGGTGTCCTGGTGAAAATCATCTCGCCCAAGAATAACCCCCCCACTATTGTCCAGGATAAAGTATTAGCCCTCATTCAG GCCTGGGCTGATGCCTTTCGAAGTAGCCCTGATTTAACTGGAGTAGTGCATATTTATGAAGAGCTCAAGAGGAAAGGCATCGAGTTTCCCATGGCAGATCTTGATGCTCTGTCTCCAATACACACACCACAGAGG AGTGTCCCTGAAGTTGATCCTGCAGCAAATATGCACAATTCCCAGCCTCAGCAAAGGATGAGCACCAGTTCTTACTCGTCATCTTCTCCGACAGCGTATTCTCCTCAGGCCCCAGCTTTGAATGTGACTGGTCCCATCACTGCTAATTCTGAACAG ATTGCCCGGCTGCGCAGTGAGCTGGATATCGTCCGTGGGAACACAAAAGTGATGTCTGAAATGCTGACGGAAATGGTACCTGGACAAGAGGATTCCTCAGACCTTGAATTACTCCAG GAACTGAACCGGACCTGCAGAGCAATGCAGCAGAGAATTGTGGAGCTTATCTCACGAGTGTCCAATGAAGAAGtcacagaggagctgctgcatgtGAATGATGATTTAAATAACGTTTTCCTCCGGTATGAAAG ATTTGAGCGCTACAGATCGGGACGTTCAACACAAAATGCCAGCAATGGA GTACTCAATGAGGTGACAGAAGATAACTTAATAGATCTGGGTCCTGGCTCTCCAGCTGTAGTCAGCCCAATGGTTGGAAACTCAGCTCCCCCATCTTCACTTTCTTCACAGCTTGCAGGGCTTG ACTTGGGTACAAACAGCGTCAGCGGCACACTCAGCTCTCTCCAGCACTCGAATCCCCGTGATGACTTCGACATGTTTGCACAGACAAGAGGCAGCTCCTTGGCTGAGCAGCGAAAGAA